One window of the Penaeus vannamei isolate JL-2024 chromosome 31, ASM4276789v1, whole genome shotgun sequence genome contains the following:
- the LOC138867661 gene encoding uncharacterized protein: MGHWVYLTAGILLLARSVMGGCESKGSSVTATLLTGDYYAYSCADASQTWDDDFPVYVSTCGPDQMNDTKSCSSPSSTFSSCDGDPLPPLGEPTSSAVPDDAARRAVFYQCPAGKAFLSGAYGQLSQCRRGKWTPVLDMCDEACSVARDCQAVADLGFTTSGEYRIVPSGRGSDPPIKLLFSLKCLL; the protein is encoded by the exons ATGGGGCATTGGGTATACTTGACTGCTGGCATACTCCTGCTTG CCCGGAGCGTGATGGGCGGCTGTGAAAGCAAAGGCAGCAGCGTGACAGCCACGCTCCTTACGGGGGACTACTACGCCTACTCCTGCGCAGACGCCTCGCAGACCTGGGACGATGACTTCCCTGTCTACGTGTCGACGTGCGGCCCAGACCAGATGAATGACACCAAATCCTGCA GCTCTCCCTCCAGCACCTTTTCCTCCTGTGACggcgaccccctaccccccctgggCGAGCCCACGTCGTCGGCCGTCCCGGACGACGCCGCGAGGAGAGCCGTGTTCTACCAGTGCCCGGCGGGAAAGGCTTTCCTCTCCGGCGCATATGGCCAACTGTCCCAGTGCCGCCGAGGGAAGTGGACGCCCGTTCTCGACATGTGTGACGAAG CCTGCTCCGTGGCGCGCGACTGCCAGGCCGTGGCAGACCTCGGCTTCACTACATCCGGGGAGTACAGGATCGTGCCCTCGGGGAGAGGAAGTGACCCCCCTATAAAG TTACTGTTCTCTTTAAAGTGCTTgttatag